In the genome of Bombus affinis isolate iyBomAffi1 chromosome 7, iyBomAffi1.2, whole genome shotgun sequence, one region contains:
- the LOC126918626 gene encoding germ cell nuclear acidic protein-like, whose product MEYLMMQNSKKQNEKYIKYDNMKLQSDKEMEESHCSSQNFHLKLSQDSTISHSQEVSDDEDIIVISDSSSNSTCSVSKYASTSKVASNKHIPTDNKIYILDSSDSEFSETTDKKYFKTCKINEKLQFVSNYKEREDIAKSNEILYTSDESSSIEYIKEDIPSISSNKTSSTYVSSTTENIVKSMADTNVKSHGDTINNDVNNSKNSGSIARSFKTVSATNRNCIDFKKKLSREDTKNILKNIKSSRLIYESPKIRKEKNVALDEEIDDNVIHPAISPKNKLKANNIVIDESPIDSETDIIQGSQVNLTNPYKTHVSKFLSKTCAKEDQVPTYTELSERKKKQISQWLMANSQSDSQSDSSPGIVPLTNTNDISSGNSSLERLEMNYETPNNRGRIHQFPVRESKTTNPDYNKTSYHTVPRQNTINEFVQRAKHNDLELPTLKKSHIDNNVSTPTNSTMNVPRNIDIMDCADILDKLYGKSWRNKADVLFPNSEPRKQIIKTKSRAVQTDRKITKRERFYIPDSDDGFNPSLNDLKLRNSSTKKDVWKNTKRRDSFIKDDTSSESGCESLYYTALTNPRVSKNSTQSKLTVPAIARRVLAICDSDTEDEGNIHNDNQIFNIRRRKLSFSNDESEGSSTSEFDPGDDVPPKSTNKKTSTKARQQLFKLNTQSKLISDNSKYERCTSFLASLAQSVSLANVHPDAKKYRLDYKNNKEDLCNYLYKLYNEKVFDNELPKDMSIEWNVRMRGTAGFCYNKKSVRTLGGIVRSSRIVLATKILDTPDRLRDTLIHEMCHAAAWLINGVSDGHGPFWTKWANKAMKIFPELPPIKRCHDYEIKTKFTYKCIGCGYSIGRHSKSLDIEKKRCGHCYGKFELLLNKTTKSGTVQMQTPKRELSAFALYVKENYNSVKKERNIKHAEVMKILGQQFSEIKIAKKQENFGNNPNTSS is encoded by the exons ATGGAATATCTTATGATGCAAAATTCGAAAaaacagaatgaaaaatatattaaatatgataATATGAAACTACAATCTGATAAAGAAATGGAAGAATCTCATTGTAGTTCACAAAACTTTCATTTGAAGTTGTCACAAGATTCTACTATATCTCATTCGCAAGAAGTAAGTGATGATGAAGATATAATAGTAATAAGTGATTCTAGCTCTAATTCAACTTGTTCTGTTTCTAAGTATGCTTCTACATCAAAAGTTGCATCAAATAAACATATTCCAACAGACAATAAGATTTATATTCTAGATTCTTCAGATTCTGAGTTTTCAGAGACTACAGATAAAAAGTATTTCAAAACatgtaagataaatgaaaaattgcAGTTTGTTAGTAATTATAAAGAAAGAGAAGATATTGCAAAAAGCAATGAGATATTATATACATCTGATGAATCTTCCAGTATTGAGTATATCAAAGAAGATATACCTTCTATATCTTCTAATAAAACTAGTAGCACTTATGTCAGTTCTACTACAGAAAACATTGTTAAAAGCATGGCAGATACAAATGTCAAATCTCATGGCGATACTATTAATAATGATGTTAATAATTCTAAGAATTCTGGTAGTATTGCTCGATCATTTAAAACTGTATCTGCTACGAATAGGAACTGCATTGATTTTAAGAAGAAACTTTCACGAGAAGATactaaaaatattctaaaaaatataaaatcttcACGACTAATATATGAATCACCAAAAattagaaaagagaaaaatgttGCGCTGGATGAGGAGATAGATGACAATGTCATACATCCAGCTATTTCACCAAAAAATAAGTTAAAAGCAAACAATATAGTTATTGATGAAAGTCCAATAGATTCTGAGACTGATATTATTCAAGGCTCTCAGGTGAATCTAACAAATCCTTATAAAACCCATGTTAGTAAATTTTTGAGTAAAACATGTGCAAAAGAAGATCAAGTTCCAACATATACTGAACTatcagaaaggaagaaaaaacagATTTCACAATGGCTCATGGCTAATTCACAAAGTGATTCCCAAAGTGACAGTTCACCTGGTATTGTGCCTCTTACTAATACAAATGATATAAGTTCTGGTAATAGTAGTCTGGAAAGATTAGAGATGAATTATGAAACTCCAAATAATAGAGGAAGAATACATCAGTTTCCTGTAAGAGAAAGTAAAACTACAAACCCAGATTATAACAAAACATCTTACCATACAGTACCGCGTCAGAATACAATAAATGAATTTGTCCAAAGAGCAAAACATAATGATCTTGAGCTCCCTACATTAAAAAAGAGTCATATTGATAATAATGTGTCAACTCCAACGAATTCTACAATGAATGTACCACGAAACATAGATATCATGGATTGTGCAGATATATTAGATAAATTATATGGCAAATCTTGGCGCAATAAAGCCGATGTATTGTTTCCAAACTCTGAACCACGTAAACAAATAATCAAAACAAAAAGTAGAGCAGTTCAAACTGATAG AAAGATTACAAAGAGGGAAAGATTTTACATACCAGATTCAGATGACGGTTTTAACCCAT CTTTAAACGATTTGAAATTACGAAATTCATCAACAAAAAAGGATGTGTGGAAAAATACGAAGAGGAGAGATAGCTTTATTAAAGATGATACATCATCAGAAAGTGGATGTGAAAGTTTGTACTATACTGCATTGACGAATCCAAGGGTATCAAAAAATAGTACACAATCAAAACTGACAGTTCCAGCAATTGCACGGCG AGTTCTTGCAATATGTGATTCAGATACTGAAGATGAAGGTAATATACACAATGATAATCAAATATTTAacataagaagaagaaaattgtcATTCAGTAATGATGAAAGTGAAGGCTCAAGCACTAGTGAATTTGATCCTGGTGATGATGTACCACCAAAATCTACAAATAAGAAAA cttCTACTAAAGCTAGACagcaattatttaaattaaacacTCAAAGCAAATTAATTTCTGATAATTCAAAGTATGAAAGATGTACCAGCTTCCTGGCATCTTTGGCTCAAAGTGTTTCTCTTGCTAATGTACATCCAGATGCTAAGAAATatagattagattataaaaataacaaagaagATTTGTGCaattatttgtataaattatataatgaaAAAGTATTTGATAATGAGTTACCAAAAGACATGTCAATAGAGTGGAATGTTCGTATGAGAGGAACTGCTGGTTTTTGTTATAACAAAAAATCAGTGAGAACACTTGGTGGTATAGTAAGATCTTCACGAATAGTTTTGGCAACAAAG ATTTTAGATACTCCAGACAGACTTAGAGATACCTTAATTCATGAAATGTGTCACGCAGCTGCATGGTTGATAAATGGGGTTTCTGATGGACATGGTCCATTTTGGACAAAAtg GGCCAATAAAGCTATGAAAATATTTCCTGAATTACCTCCGATAAAAAGGTGTCATGATTAcgaaattaaaacaaaatttacaTATAAATGTATAGGCTGTGGATACAG TATTGGTAGACATTCCAAATCTTTGGATATCGAAAAAAAACGATGTGGTCATTGCTATGGAAAATTCGAATTATTATTAAACAAGACAACAAAATCTGGGACTGTACAAATGCAAACTCCGAAAAGAGAACTTTCGGCGTTTGCGCTTTATGTTAAAGAAAACTATAATTCTGTAAAAAAAGAACGTAACATAAAACATGCTGAAGTGATGAAAATTTTAGGTCAGCAATTTTCGGAAATTAAGATTgcaaagaaacaagaaaatttTGGAAATAATCCAAATACTTCTAGTTAA
- the LOC126918625 gene encoding ubinuclein-1 isoform X2: MSEAKRVPLQTLELPESLGYVAKKEKKGEKGKQLAPSFRFTLTLPESNEKACPEFNYAQLLKAAEKKRRKELKRGDENATNGLSFDDDDDDDKLRDMARRFEAKYGTSTMGKKRHKYEDYVDLGAGYDENDSFIDNTDAYDEIVPEEMTTAHGGFYINCGPLEFKSADRHVLVHNNNNNNQSNDEESSESSEEDTEDVDSPKRSDKRNLSSSDEDDTEDITGDQPRKKQKIDENGEKKQTHENIIKKKKKQQNSQDQQNFQQDGDTLNRRKEKGETTDAEVSEDQEDKKKSDKVDTQKTKNTSDKKFDIKKCEKKTSNTNGFDSKKLELKKLGGKDSNIDDAIESVVNAARVEDESSRDTTDSGKSRCIGTESECDDIDKEEAPLPDSLPENVVEIVNNLKACAENSKEGKTKFFNATVNTLLLSLEKGLRALSPPSLRPETYGHLARFLPCSKAALQNRAKKLFVQDLDYKARDLIQRLKTVIDEIMPSVTCKYVDECKKVAEGKEVEGSPEDVESSDDEDICEDIDKPKIPKKEFPWTEEAKKLVSEIASIKSHCYNVLRPRKLSMYTYVVSFMVRQVLPLWPPGYMTAQALLKFVDEAEPTTKKKTKKLKEVGNGNTTNSSENVVYSSTRIESSSINAASLQEKVSANASKIQNVIENSTSYVKQGTTKSSDSIEKKQHSIKNKDRNKDTGSSGQYHENSTATANNSSVGKISVVPTAQLMAQKPVKSHVEKINLMDLVNSSLSITPVNDFHKPSTKISENKKDVVSITAYPETSNVLPNTNEVPQSGHHSVHRQETSYSCAQSQHSNYSASNQASSLSKAVSLKHRLLHENTDIKNNKRLEDKDIDLANKTERKDKRRERCAESKHKSHDVKKRKKDQKVLDKQVGYVNSDVVPIQQQQQQPSLTKEEQEQRQNEETIAATNYLSQIFNDDASSRGISDKRKDIGLILDDPIGSAVQPTEQEKDVQMVMRSLKELQELQEMKYSPSNSPISSNIQKSNKLNTQCTNYQDEYSRLYLKKDIKLKSKEDTQW, encoded by the exons ATGTCAGAAGCTAAAAGGGTACCTTTGCAGACCTTGGAGTTACCGGAGTCCTTGGGCTACGTcgcgaaaaaggagaaaaaagggGAAAAGGGCAAACAGCTCGCGCCCTCCTTCCGCTTTACACTTACCCTGCCAGAGTCGAACGAGAAGGCATGTCCTGAGTTCAACTATGCACAACTCCTCAAAGCAGCCGAG aaAAAACGTAGGAAGGAATTAAAACGAGGAGATGAAAATGCAACCAATGGACTGTCTTTtgatgacgatgacgatgatgatAAACTACGAGACATGGCAAGACGATTTGAAGCAAAATAT GGAACTTCTACCATGGGCAAAAAAAGACATAAATATGAGGATTATGTGGATTTGGGAGCTGGATATGATGAAAATGATTCTTTTATCGACAATACTGATGCA TATGATGAAATTGTACCAGAAGAGATGACTACAGCACATGGAGGCTTTTATATCAATTGTGGACCTCTTGAATTTAAATCAGCTGATAGACATGTATTagttcataataataataacaataatcagAGCAATGATGAAGAAAGCAGTGAAAGTAGTGAAGAGGATACAGAAGATGTGGATAGTCCTAAAAGATCAGACAAACGAAATCTTAGTTCATCGGATGAGGATGATACTGAAGATATTACTGGTGATCAACCAAGAAAA AAACAGAAGATAGACGAAAATGGGGAGAAAAAACAAActcatgaaaatattattaaaaaaaagaaaaagcaacaGAATTCCCAAGATCAGCAAAATTTTCAACAAGATGGAGACACCTTAAACAGACggaaagagaaaggagaaacTACAGATGCTGAAG TTTCAGAAGATCAAGAAGACAAAAAGAAATCTGATAAAGTAGATACACAAAAAACTAAAAATACTTCGGATAAAAAGTTTGATAtaaaaaaatgtgaaaaaaaGACCTCGAATACTAATGGTTTCGATAGCAAAaagttagaattaaaaaaattaggTGGTAAGGATAGTAACATTGATGATGCAATAGAGAGTGTAGTAAATGCTGCAAGAGTTGAAGATGAATCAAGTAGAGACACAACAGATTCTGGCAAATCTCGTTGTATAGGTACTGAATCTGAATGTGATGATATCGATAAAGAAGAAGCACCATTACCTGATTCTCTTCCAGAAAATGTTGTAGAAATAGTTAATAACTTGAAGGCATGTGCCGAAAACAGTAAAGAAGGAAAAACTAAATTTTTCAATGCAACAGTAAATACATTATTGTTAAG TTTAGAGAAAGGATTGAGGGCGCTTTCGCCTCCAAGCTTGAGGCCAGAAACGTACGGGCATCTTGCACGATTTTTACCATGTAGTAAAGCAGCACTTCAAAATAGAGCAAAGAAATTATTTGTGCAGGATCTCGATTACAAAGCTAGAGATCTTATACAAAg GTTAAAAACAGTAATCGACGAAATAATGCCATCTGTGACATGCAAATATGTAGATGAGTGTAAAAAAGTTGCTGAAGGGAA GGAAGTAGAAGGGTCACCTGAAGATGTTGAAAGTTCCGACGATGAGGATATATGTGAGGATATAGATAAACCGAAAATTCCTAAGAAAGAATTTCCTTGGACTGAAGAAGCAAA AAAACTTGTATCTGAGATTGCAAGTATAAAAAGTCATTGTTACAATGTTTTAAGACCAAGGAAATTAAGTATGTATACTTATGTTGTATCTTTTATGGTTCGCCAAGTGTTACCATTATGGCCACCTGGATACATGACAGCACAGGCATTGCTGAAGTTTGTTGATGAAGCTGAACCTAC cacgaaaaagaaaacaaaaaaactGAAAGAAGTTGGCAATGGTAATACTACTAATTCTTCAGAAAATGTGGTGTACAGCTCTACAAGAATTGAATCATCAAGTATAAATGCCGCTTCTTTACAAGAAAAGGTCTCAGCAAATGCATCTAAAATTCAAAACGTAATAGAAAATtctactagttatgtaaaacaaGGAACTACAAAATCAAGTGATAGTATAGAAAAAAAACAACatagtataaaaaataaagatagGAATAAAGATACTGGTAGTTCGGGGCAGTATCACGAGAACTCAACAGCAACAGCTAATAATTCCAGTGTAGGTAAAATTTCTGTTGTGCCTACAGCTCAGCTAATGGCTCAAAAGCCGGTTAAAAGTCACGTAGAAAAGATTAATTTGATGGACCTAGTTAATAGTTCTCTTTCTATTACGCCGGTTAATGATTTTCACAAGCCATCTACGAAgataagtgaaaataaaaagGATGTAGTTTCTATTACTGCTTATCCTGAAACTTCGAATGTTCTTCCAAATACAAATGAAGTGCCTCAAAGTGGACATCATTCCGTACACAGACAGGAAACTTCATATTCATGTGCACAGTCACAGCATTCTAATTATTCCGCATCGAATCAAGCATCTTCACTTTCGAAAGCGGTATCTTTAAAACACAGACTGCTACATGAGAACACtgacataaaaaataataaaaggttAGAAGATAAAGATATTGATTTGGCCAATAAGACTGAGAGGAAGGACAAAAGGCGGGAGCGATGCGCAGAAAGTAAACATAAATCGCATGATgttaaaaagaggaaaaaggatCAAAAGGTATTAGATAAACAGGTAGGGTATGTTAATTCGGATGTAGTGCCTatacaacaacagcagcaacagccaTCACTTACGAAAGAAGAACAGGAACAGAGACAAAATGAAGAAACAATTGCTGCTACTAATTATTTAAGTCAAATTTTTAATGACGATGCATCATCAAGAGGAATATCAGACAAACGAAAagatattggacttattttggATGATCCAATAGGCAGTGCGGTGCAGCCAACGGAGCAAGAAAAAGATGTTCAAATGGTGATGAGGTCGTTAAAAGAACTGCAAGAATTACAAGAAATGAAGTATTCACCAAGTAATTCACCAATTAGTAGTAATATACAAAAATCTAACAAGTTGAACACGCAATGTACTAATTACCAAGATGAATATTCAcgcttatatttaaaaaaagacaTTAAACTAAAGTCTAAAGAAGATACGCAATGGTAA
- the LOC126918625 gene encoding ubinuclein-1 isoform X1 produces MSEAKRVPLQTLELPESLGYVAKKEKKGEKGKQLAPSFRFTLTLPESNEKACPEFNYAQLLKAAEKKRRKELKRGDENATNGLSFDDDDDDDKLRDMARRFEAKYGTSTMGKKRHKYEDYVDLGAGYDENDSFIDNTDAYDEIVPEEMTTAHGGFYINCGPLEFKSADRHVLVHNNNNNNQSNDEESSESSEEDTEDVDSPKRSDKRNLSSSDEDDTEDITGDQPRKKQKIDENGEKKQTHENIIKKKKKQQNSQDQQNFQQDGDTLNRRKEKGETTDAEVSEDQEDKKKSDKVDTQKTKNTSDKKFDIKKCEKKTSNTNGFDSKKLELKKLGGKDSNIDDAIESVVNAARVEDESSRDTTDSGKSRCIGTESECDDIDKEEAPLPDSLPENVVEIVNNLKACAENSKEGKTKFFNATVNTLLLSLEKGLRALSPPSLRPETYGHLARFLPCSKAALQNRAKKLFVQDLDYKARDLIQRLKTVIDEIMPSVTCKYVDECKKVAEGNSHLYWDIYQYCWEVEGSPEDVESSDDEDICEDIDKPKIPKKEFPWTEEAKKLVSEIASIKSHCYNVLRPRKLSMYTYVVSFMVRQVLPLWPPGYMTAQALLKFVDEAEPTTKKKTKKLKEVGNGNTTNSSENVVYSSTRIESSSINAASLQEKVSANASKIQNVIENSTSYVKQGTTKSSDSIEKKQHSIKNKDRNKDTGSSGQYHENSTATANNSSVGKISVVPTAQLMAQKPVKSHVEKINLMDLVNSSLSITPVNDFHKPSTKISENKKDVVSITAYPETSNVLPNTNEVPQSGHHSVHRQETSYSCAQSQHSNYSASNQASSLSKAVSLKHRLLHENTDIKNNKRLEDKDIDLANKTERKDKRRERCAESKHKSHDVKKRKKDQKVLDKQVGYVNSDVVPIQQQQQQPSLTKEEQEQRQNEETIAATNYLSQIFNDDASSRGISDKRKDIGLILDDPIGSAVQPTEQEKDVQMVMRSLKELQELQEMKYSPSNSPISSNIQKSNKLNTQCTNYQDEYSRLYLKKDIKLKSKEDTQW; encoded by the exons ATGTCAGAAGCTAAAAGGGTACCTTTGCAGACCTTGGAGTTACCGGAGTCCTTGGGCTACGTcgcgaaaaaggagaaaaaagggGAAAAGGGCAAACAGCTCGCGCCCTCCTTCCGCTTTACACTTACCCTGCCAGAGTCGAACGAGAAGGCATGTCCTGAGTTCAACTATGCACAACTCCTCAAAGCAGCCGAG aaAAAACGTAGGAAGGAATTAAAACGAGGAGATGAAAATGCAACCAATGGACTGTCTTTtgatgacgatgacgatgatgatAAACTACGAGACATGGCAAGACGATTTGAAGCAAAATAT GGAACTTCTACCATGGGCAAAAAAAGACATAAATATGAGGATTATGTGGATTTGGGAGCTGGATATGATGAAAATGATTCTTTTATCGACAATACTGATGCA TATGATGAAATTGTACCAGAAGAGATGACTACAGCACATGGAGGCTTTTATATCAATTGTGGACCTCTTGAATTTAAATCAGCTGATAGACATGTATTagttcataataataataacaataatcagAGCAATGATGAAGAAAGCAGTGAAAGTAGTGAAGAGGATACAGAAGATGTGGATAGTCCTAAAAGATCAGACAAACGAAATCTTAGTTCATCGGATGAGGATGATACTGAAGATATTACTGGTGATCAACCAAGAAAA AAACAGAAGATAGACGAAAATGGGGAGAAAAAACAAActcatgaaaatattattaaaaaaaagaaaaagcaacaGAATTCCCAAGATCAGCAAAATTTTCAACAAGATGGAGACACCTTAAACAGACggaaagagaaaggagaaacTACAGATGCTGAAG TTTCAGAAGATCAAGAAGACAAAAAGAAATCTGATAAAGTAGATACACAAAAAACTAAAAATACTTCGGATAAAAAGTTTGATAtaaaaaaatgtgaaaaaaaGACCTCGAATACTAATGGTTTCGATAGCAAAaagttagaattaaaaaaattaggTGGTAAGGATAGTAACATTGATGATGCAATAGAGAGTGTAGTAAATGCTGCAAGAGTTGAAGATGAATCAAGTAGAGACACAACAGATTCTGGCAAATCTCGTTGTATAGGTACTGAATCTGAATGTGATGATATCGATAAAGAAGAAGCACCATTACCTGATTCTCTTCCAGAAAATGTTGTAGAAATAGTTAATAACTTGAAGGCATGTGCCGAAAACAGTAAAGAAGGAAAAACTAAATTTTTCAATGCAACAGTAAATACATTATTGTTAAG TTTAGAGAAAGGATTGAGGGCGCTTTCGCCTCCAAGCTTGAGGCCAGAAACGTACGGGCATCTTGCACGATTTTTACCATGTAGTAAAGCAGCACTTCAAAATAGAGCAAAGAAATTATTTGTGCAGGATCTCGATTACAAAGCTAGAGATCTTATACAAAg GTTAAAAACAGTAATCGACGAAATAATGCCATCTGTGACATGCAAATATGTAGATGAGTGTAAAAAAGTTGCTGAAGGGAA tTCTCATTTATACTGGGATATATATCAGTACTGTTG GGAAGTAGAAGGGTCACCTGAAGATGTTGAAAGTTCCGACGATGAGGATATATGTGAGGATATAGATAAACCGAAAATTCCTAAGAAAGAATTTCCTTGGACTGAAGAAGCAAA AAAACTTGTATCTGAGATTGCAAGTATAAAAAGTCATTGTTACAATGTTTTAAGACCAAGGAAATTAAGTATGTATACTTATGTTGTATCTTTTATGGTTCGCCAAGTGTTACCATTATGGCCACCTGGATACATGACAGCACAGGCATTGCTGAAGTTTGTTGATGAAGCTGAACCTAC cacgaaaaagaaaacaaaaaaactGAAAGAAGTTGGCAATGGTAATACTACTAATTCTTCAGAAAATGTGGTGTACAGCTCTACAAGAATTGAATCATCAAGTATAAATGCCGCTTCTTTACAAGAAAAGGTCTCAGCAAATGCATCTAAAATTCAAAACGTAATAGAAAATtctactagttatgtaaaacaaGGAACTACAAAATCAAGTGATAGTATAGAAAAAAAACAACatagtataaaaaataaagatagGAATAAAGATACTGGTAGTTCGGGGCAGTATCACGAGAACTCAACAGCAACAGCTAATAATTCCAGTGTAGGTAAAATTTCTGTTGTGCCTACAGCTCAGCTAATGGCTCAAAAGCCGGTTAAAAGTCACGTAGAAAAGATTAATTTGATGGACCTAGTTAATAGTTCTCTTTCTATTACGCCGGTTAATGATTTTCACAAGCCATCTACGAAgataagtgaaaataaaaagGATGTAGTTTCTATTACTGCTTATCCTGAAACTTCGAATGTTCTTCCAAATACAAATGAAGTGCCTCAAAGTGGACATCATTCCGTACACAGACAGGAAACTTCATATTCATGTGCACAGTCACAGCATTCTAATTATTCCGCATCGAATCAAGCATCTTCACTTTCGAAAGCGGTATCTTTAAAACACAGACTGCTACATGAGAACACtgacataaaaaataataaaaggttAGAAGATAAAGATATTGATTTGGCCAATAAGACTGAGAGGAAGGACAAAAGGCGGGAGCGATGCGCAGAAAGTAAACATAAATCGCATGATgttaaaaagaggaaaaaggatCAAAAGGTATTAGATAAACAGGTAGGGTATGTTAATTCGGATGTAGTGCCTatacaacaacagcagcaacagccaTCACTTACGAAAGAAGAACAGGAACAGAGACAAAATGAAGAAACAATTGCTGCTACTAATTATTTAAGTCAAATTTTTAATGACGATGCATCATCAAGAGGAATATCAGACAAACGAAAagatattggacttattttggATGATCCAATAGGCAGTGCGGTGCAGCCAACGGAGCAAGAAAAAGATGTTCAAATGGTGATGAGGTCGTTAAAAGAACTGCAAGAATTACAAGAAATGAAGTATTCACCAAGTAATTCACCAATTAGTAGTAATATACAAAAATCTAACAAGTTGAACACGCAATGTACTAATTACCAAGATGAATATTCAcgcttatatttaaaaaaagacaTTAAACTAAAGTCTAAAGAAGATACGCAATGGTAA